Below is a window of Camelina sativa cultivar DH55 chromosome 11, Cs, whole genome shotgun sequence DNA.
GGACACGGCAAGATTCAGATTGGTCGTCGCAGACGGAAGAATGGAGTTTAAGGAGTTGAATCATTCTCTTGCAACGGACACAACCTTTGCCATCTACTCGTTTCTTGCATACTGCAAAGTGACGTATCAAAAGTTGGAGCCCGTAACAAGTAGAGAAAGCACTGCACGGACCGGTTTTGACTTGAGATGTTGACTTGTTGTTGTCTAAGCTGCAAGATGGTCCGACCAGTGTGCAACCTTCGGTGCATATATGTTCTATACATTCCATGGCTTCACTCAATTGCATATACAGATTCTGTTCTCGTCTGTGTCTCcgtcttcttttcttcctctGCAAGAAATTTACCCAAAAACTATGATAAGAAGCTAATTCGGATATATTCAATTCAAAATGctattaatcaaaatattagTTACGGACTTGTATATTCCTATCGAACCGTGAGGATCAAACAATAAAACAGAGTTTTCTTGAATACCAATTTTTCACAAAAGGTGTTGTGATGAGTAAAAATTACCGATTCAGCCTCGTCGATGAATTGGAGAATGTCGAGTTCAAGAAAAGGATCGTGTTCTTGAAGAAACTTCCAACCTTCGGTCTGTTCAACGGTCTTGAACTTGGACTGAATGAGACGCATGCACTTGAGAAAGAGGTCAGGTGCGTCGCAGAGCCGAGCCAGCTGGAGAACATCGACCACGTTTTCGGTGGTTACTGACTCACCGACGCCTTTAGTGCATCGCTGTTTTAACTGAGTCACCATGTACACGTGTGATATAGCCAGTAGATGGATCCCATACGTTTCCATCTCATTCTCGGTGAGACTACTAAACAAAGACAAGTCAGGGTATTTTAGTCATTATAacattaaacttttaaaataattaaaagatccCAGTTGATCTTTTCAATTTTGGTTCTAGCTAGGTTGTTTCGTCTAACCTATGTGTGTTGTGTTTCACacgttttaaaacaaaatcaatcgcAATCTGGACATCTGGTTGT
It encodes the following:
- the LOC104726923 gene encoding BTB/POZ and TAZ domain-containing protein 1 isoform X2 translates to MAITATTNGGDVSLNADKVSYDLVETDVEIITSGRRRIPAHSGILASASPVLTNIMEKPRKIHGGSSKRVIKILGVPCEAVSVFVRFLYSPSLTENEMETYGIHLLAISHVYMVTQLKQRCTKGVGESVTTENVVDVLQLARLCDAPDLFLKCMRLIQSKFKTVEQTEGWKFLQEHDPFLELDILQFIDEAESRKKRRRRHRREQNLYMQLSEAMECIEHICTEGCTLVGPSCSLDNNKSTSQVKTGPCSAFSTCYGLQLLIRHFAVCKKRVDGKGCVRCKRMIQLLKLHSSVCDDQSESCRVPLCRQFKKRGEKDKKMVEETKWKVLVRRVASAKAMSSLSQSKKNKSEVLFKEEVEDFIRIRNKLI
- the LOC104726923 gene encoding BTB/POZ and TAZ domain-containing protein 1 isoform X1, with amino-acid sequence MAITATTNGGDVSLNADKVSYDLVETDVEIITSGRRRIPAHSGILASASPVLTNIMEKPRKIHGGSSKRVIKILGVPCEAVSVFVRFLYSPSSLTENEMETYGIHLLAISHVYMVTQLKQRCTKGVGESVTTENVVDVLQLARLCDAPDLFLKCMRLIQSKFKTVEQTEGWKFLQEHDPFLELDILQFIDEAESRKKRRRRHRREQNLYMQLSEAMECIEHICTEGCTLVGPSCSLDNNKSTSQVKTGPCSAFSTCYGLQLLIRHFAVCKKRVDGKGCVRCKRMIQLLKLHSSVCDDQSESCRVPLCRQFKKRGEKDKKMVEETKWKVLVRRVASAKAMSSLSQSKKNKSEVLFKEEVEDFIRIRNKLI